GCGCAGGACCGGGTTGGCCGACAGCCGCATGACGGCCAGCAGGATCCCGCCGGCGGTGCCCAGCACCATCGCGATCACGGTCAGCAGCAGGGTGGTCTGCACGCCTTCGAGGACGAAGTCTTTGAACAGGTACTGGCCGATGGTGGCCGGTTCGAGGTTGGGGCTGCTGAGCAGTGCCGCCAGCACCTGGTAGGCGAGCAGGGCGACGGTGGCGGCGGCCAGCCAGCGGCCGTAGTGGCGTACGGGGACGGCTTTGATCGGCGGGTGGGGGTCGGTTGTCATGGGCGCGGTTCCCTCGGGGTGGCGCGGGGCGGGCGCGCGGGCGCCCGCCCCGTGGGGTGGCAGGTCAGTCGATGGCCCGGTCGATGGTCGCGGTGGCCAGGCCGATCTCCTTCTGCCCGTACTGGTCGAGGATCTTGGCGTAGGTGCCGTCGTCGATCAGCGACTGCACCGCGGCCTGGAACGCCTGGGCGAGGTCGGCGCGGGACTTGAGGAACCCGAAGGCGTTCGGGCTGGCCAGCCAGCCGTTCGGGTTGGCCGAGTCGGCGGCCAGCTGCACCTTGTCCTTGAGCTGCTGCTCGGTGTCGACGAGGTTGACCTTGGTGGCGGCGACGGCGTCGACGGTGCCGGCCAGCAGCGCCTGCACGGCCTGCGGGTTCTCCGGGTACTCCTTGACGGTGATGGCCTTGCCGGCGCAGCTGCTCTTGCTGTACTCGGCCAGGTGCTTGGCCTGGTTGCTGGCCTTCTGCACGGCGACGGTGCGCCCGCACAGATTCGTCACGTCGTTGATCGCGAGCGGGTTGCCCTTGGCGACCAGGAAGCCGGTGCCGGAGGCGCTGTAGTCGACGAAGGTGGCGACCTGCTGGCGCTCCTTCTTGTCGGTGATGCCGCCGGCGATGGCGTCGAACTTGCCGGCCTGCAGGCCGGGCACGAGGCCGTCGAAGGGCTGCTGGCTCCACTGGGTCTTCAGGCCGAGCCGGGCCGCGGCGGCGCTGAGCACGTCGTAGTCCAGGCCCTTGAACTCGCTGGTGTTGCCCTCGGTCTTGAAGTCGATGAACGGCTCGTAGGGGGCGTTGGTGGCGATGGTGATGACGCCCTTGTCGCGGAAGTCGGCGGGCAGCTTGGCGGCCACCTTCGCGTCGGTGGTGACGTCGCCGACGCCGGGCACGGCGAAGGTGACGGTGGCCGCCGCGCCGCTGTTGGCCGGGGCGGGGGTGTCGGTCGAGCCGCAGGCGGTCAGGAACGTGGCGGCCAGCGCGACGGCGGGCAGGGCGAAACGGTGCAGGCGCATGGAGTCCTCCGGTGACTGAATCTCAGTACCAGGGGAATGTAATAGACGTTACAGCGAATGTGAAGTTACGATTTTATGTAACGCGCTCGCTAGAGGAGCCGGTACCGCTGCGCGGCCCCCTCGATCGCCGCGAGCCGCTCCCCCGCCGCCGCGCCCATCCGCGCGATCACACCGTCGATCAGGGTCTCCAGCACCGCCACGGTCGGCACGAAGCTGTCGTAGGCCGACGGCGAGTCGACCCGGCTGGGCAGCACCACGTCGGCCAGCGACGCGATCGGCGACAGCCACCGGTCCGTACACAGGATGATCTTCGCCTCCTGCTCCTTGGCCGCCTGCGCCAGCGCCAGGGTGGGCTGCTCGTAACGGCGGTAGTCGAACAGCACCAGCAGGTCCTTGCGGCCCAGGTCGGCCAGCAGGCCGGCGCGCTCCACCTGCCCGGCAGGCAGCAGGCGGCTGTTGCCCCGGATCTGCACCAGGTGCATGACCAGATAGTGCGCGAGCAGGCCGGAGAAGCGCCCGCCGTGCCCGGTCACCCGCAGCTGCGGGTCGGCCAGCAGCCGCACGGCCGCCTGCACCTCGCTTTCGGGCAGTTCGGCCAGCGTCGCCTCCACTGCCTGCGGCAGCACGCGGCGGGCCCGGTCCAGCGCCCCGCCGGGCGCGGTGGGCGGCTCGGCGGTGTACGCCGCCAGCGGCGAGGTGTCCCGCTCGGCGAGCTCGTCCCGCAGCGCCTTCTGGAACTCCGGGTAGCCGCGGAAGCCCAGCCGGTTGACGAAGCGCAGCACCGTCGGCCCGCTGACACCGGCGCGCTCGGCCAGCACCGCCACCGTCTCCAGTGCGGCCGTGGGATAGGCGGCCAGCAGCACCCGGGCCACCCGCCGCTCGGCGGGACTGCACTCGCCCAGCCGGGCGTGGATCATGCCGGCTACGCCGTGTTCGGCTACGGTCATGGGACACCTCCGCGGCACAGCGTAGCCACGAACACGCGACGGGCCGGTGCCCGCCCGGCGCGCCGGGCGGGCACCGGGTGTCACTTCGCGACGGTGCAGGAGTAGGTCGCCGATCCGGAGCCGGAGTACGCCTCGACCTCGACGTAGACCGTGGCGCTGCCGGATGCGGTGCGGGTGTACGTCAGCGACTCGTCGGCCCCCGCGCCGTCGTTGACCGACCGGACCAGGGTGCTGCCGGACGAGTTCAGCAGGTAGAGGTCGGCGTCGTAGGCCGACGGGACGGCGCAGTTCACCGTGATCGTGCGGCCGCTGTCCAGGGTGAGGGCGAAGTAGTCGCGGTCGCTGCTGCTGCCCATGGCGCCGGTGACGGTGGCAGGGTAGGTGAGCGAGACGATGCTGTTGGCGGTGCCGCGCGAGTCGTTGGGCTCCACTTCGGTGTAGGTCGAGCCGCCCCCGCCGCCGGGCGGCGGGCAGGAGGTGAGCGGCGTGCCGCTGTACAGGTTGGCGTCGGCCACCCCGTTGGTGACGCTGCGCAGGTAGTAGCCGCAGGTGGGCCGGTTGGCGAAGTCGTAGGTCTGGCCGCTGGTCAGCTTCCAGATCTTGAAGTTGGAGAAGCTGAGCGGCTGGCCGGAGACCGCCCGTTCCGGCTGGTGGTCGCCGAGCACGACGTACGCGCTGGGGCCGGTCAGGGTCGCCTTGCCGGCCGCGTCGACGAACAGGGAGGCGCCCTCCTCCACGCCGACGCCCCAGGCGGCGCCGCCACTGGTCAGGCCGTCCTTGATGGATCGGGCCACGAACGCCATGAGCCTGCCCATCCGGTCGCGGGCGACGAAGTGCGAGTCGTTGATCGTGTTCGCGTAGTTCGGCCAGGTGAACATGCCGGTGGTGAAGCTGATGTACCTGTCGTACGGGTCGGCCAGCGCCTCCGAGGACAGGACGCTGCCGGAGCAGGCGTCGTAGACGACGGAGCTGTTGATGTGGTGCCCGGCGCTGCCGCCGCCGACACCGCCGCCCTTGGCCACCACCGACTGCACCGACGCCCGCAGCGAGGTGCCCTTCCAGTTGGCGTAGCGGCACTGGTCGCCGCCGGCGAAGTAGACGAACTCGGCGTTACGGACGTCGGTGTTGACCTGGCTGTTGTTGCCGTCGTTGGCAGCCGTCAGCGTCAGCGTGGTGCACGAGTTGACGCCGGTGATCGCCATGATGGTGTCGCACTCGGGGGTCTTGCTGCCCGACGTCGGCGCCGAGCCGGCCAGCACTGCCACGTCGATGCTGCCGCTGCCGCCGCGGATGGCGTCGACGGCCTTGGTCATGGTGGCGGTGACCACCGCCCCGGATCCGTTGAACGTGTAGGCCGGGCCGGACCAGCCGGTGCGGCTGACGTCGGTGCTGCTGCCCTGCCGCACGCGGGTGACCGCGGCCTCGGCCGGCGCGGCGATCAGGGTGCTCGCCAGTATCGCCACGGCGGCAGCCGCGGCCAGGCGGGGGAAGGGGGACATGGTTCCTCCTGCATAAGTGGGCCACCACGCTGTGATGTATCGCACATTACATCTCATGCAGACAGCTGTACATCTGTATCTTCTGTTACTTACAAGCTCGTAACATCTATTACATCTAGACTTCTCATCCAGTCGCTTGTAACGTGCTGTCGCGTCGCCACGAGGCGAACCGTCACCCAAGACCGGCTCCGCCCGCCGTCGGAAACCCCCAAGTTCCCACCACGCTGCGGCGGGCGGAGCCTCCCCCTACGGGAGGCAGCCATGACCCAACGCCGCACCCTGCTGACCGGCGCCCTCGGCGCCGCCGCCCTCACCGCTCTCACACCGGCCGCGCCCGCCTCCGCCCGCGGCGGCCGGCGCGGCCCGCTCGTCCTCGTCGGCGGTTCACTGTCCGACGGCAACACCGAGATCTACGGCGAGATCGTCCGCCGCGCGGGAGGCGCCCGCGCCCGCATCGGCGTGCTCACCGCCGCGTCGATCCCGCCCAGCCAGGACCCCGACGCGGGCTCCCCCGACGCCGTCAACAGCGTCACCAACGGCCGCTACTACGCCGACCTGCTGCGCGCCCACGGCGCGGGCGAAGCCGTCTGGATCCCGGTCGACCTGGACCGCATCGCCGCCGCCGACGACCCCGCCGTAGCCGCGCTCGCCGCGAGCTGCACCGGGTTCTTCTTCGGCGGCGGCGACCAGTTCCGCTACCTCACCACCATGGTCAGGGGTCAGGCGCACGCCGACAGCCTGCTGCTGGCCGCCATCCGCCGACGGCATGCCGCCGGCGCGGTCGTCGCCGGCTCCAGTGCCGGAGCCCAGATCCAGCAGGGGCCCGACATGGTCACCGGCGGCGAGAGCTACAACGCGCTGCGCGACGGCTCGCACCCCGGCTACTTCGACGACCCCGACACCAGCGGCTACTGGCCGGCGGGCGGGTTCGGCCTGCTCACCTCCGGGCTGATAGACACGCACTTCTCCGCGTACGGCAGGCTCGGCCGTGCCGTCGAGCTGGCCGTCACGACCGGCAACCGCCGCGTGTACGGGCTCGACGCGAACACCGCGCTGCTGGTCACGGACCCCGGCGGCCGCGAGGAGCTGGGCCGGGTGCTCGGCACCGGCGGCGTCAACGTCCTCGATCTGCGTGACGGTGTGCGCTGGAGTCACCTCAGCGCCGGCTTCACCTACCGGCCCCGCAGCTGGCAGGCCGACGCGCCGTCCGGGCTGCGCCCGCTGGGGCACGCCGCGGCGGACGAGGTGACCGGCAGTGAGGACGTGTTCGGCGACGACGTCGCCATCGGACTCGCCCTGCGGCTGGCGGCCTCCCGCACGCGCAGCGTCACCAGCCACACCCGGCAGAGCGACCCGCGCTTCGCGGTCACCTTCACCAAGACGCCGCGGTTCAGCGCATACACCGGCGACGGCCGCACCGCGGCCGCGTTCACGGACCTGGCCGTCCACATCCGGCAGGCCTGAGGTGGCTGAGGGCCCGGCGCGACCCGCCGGGCCCTCAGCCGCCGCCCACCCTTCATGGAGTACGGCTCTTCATCGAACAGTCGGCGGGATCCCACCGTGATCCTGATGCCTCCCGG
The Catellatospora sp. IY07-71 DNA segment above includes these coding regions:
- a CDS encoding ABC transporter substrate-binding protein, which gives rise to MRLHRFALPAVALAATFLTACGSTDTPAPANSGAAATVTFAVPGVGDVTTDAKVAAKLPADFRDKGVITIATNAPYEPFIDFKTEGNTSEFKGLDYDVLSAAAARLGLKTQWSQQPFDGLVPGLQAGKFDAIAGGITDKKERQQVATFVDYSASGTGFLVAKGNPLAINDVTNLCGRTVAVQKASNQAKHLAEYSKSSCAGKAITVKEYPENPQAVQALLAGTVDAVAATKVNLVDTEQQLKDKVQLAADSANPNGWLASPNAFGFLKSRADLAQAFQAAVQSLIDDGTYAKILDQYGQKEIGLATATIDRAID
- a CDS encoding MurR/RpiR family transcriptional regulator, producing the protein MTVAEHGVAGMIHARLGECSPAERRVARVLLAAYPTAALETVAVLAERAGVSGPTVLRFVNRLGFRGYPEFQKALRDELAERDTSPLAAYTAEPPTAPGGALDRARRVLPQAVEATLAELPESEVQAAVRLLADPQLRVTGHGGRFSGLLAHYLVMHLVQIRGNSRLLPAGQVERAGLLADLGRKDLLVLFDYRRYEQPTLALAQAAKEQEAKIILCTDRWLSPIASLADVVLPSRVDSPSAYDSFVPTVAVLETLIDGVIARMGAAAGERLAAIEGAAQRYRLL
- a CDS encoding cyanophycinase, with amino-acid sequence MTQRRTLLTGALGAAALTALTPAAPASARGGRRGPLVLVGGSLSDGNTEIYGEIVRRAGGARARIGVLTAASIPPSQDPDAGSPDAVNSVTNGRYYADLLRAHGAGEAVWIPVDLDRIAAADDPAVAALAASCTGFFFGGGDQFRYLTTMVRGQAHADSLLLAAIRRRHAAGAVVAGSSAGAQIQQGPDMVTGGESYNALRDGSHPGYFDDPDTSGYWPAGGFGLLTSGLIDTHFSAYGRLGRAVELAVTTGNRRVYGLDANTALLVTDPGGREELGRVLGTGGVNVLDLRDGVRWSHLSAGFTYRPRSWQADAPSGLRPLGHAAADEVTGSEDVFGDDVAIGLALRLAASRTRSVTSHTRQSDPRFAVTFTKTPRFSAYTGDGRTAAAFTDLAVHIRQA